One segment of Oscillatoria sp. FACHB-1407 DNA contains the following:
- a CDS encoding AAA family ATPase: MLTRLKVSGFKNLVDVDVRFGAFTCIAGANGVGKSNLFDAIRFLSALADLPLIEAALSVRDEEGKTGDIRSLFHRVGNTYADEMSFEAEMIVPAEGEDDLGQKAKASITFLRYSIQLAYRADNSLRSLGALEILKEELVHINRGDAAKHLLFPNKSTTWRKTAVIGERRVPYFISTEGEDSNKIIKLHQDGGSSGRPLARSAINLPRTVLSVTNAAESPTALMARREMQSWRLLQLEPSSLRQPDEFTAPTKLETDGSHLAATLYHLARLKRNKNRQLNDDINNQVYYEIANRLATLINDVDKVWVDRDDRRELLTLMVTSRDGTSHPAKALSDGTMRFLALAVLALDPEAQGLLCLEEPENGIHPGRIPKILQLLQDIATDTNEAVGLDNPLRQVIINTHSPAVVMQVPEDSLLIAELRQTIRSGQRFKRVCFGYLPNTWRQLKDPNSSDTNIVSKGELLEYLNPVPNEDLEFDSNGDDTDSSKTKLTKSKKRRVVDREDLQLLLPGFSGEQR; this comes from the coding sequence ATGCTGACCCGACTGAAGGTTTCTGGCTTTAAAAATCTCGTCGATGTAGATGTGCGATTTGGAGCTTTTACCTGTATTGCTGGGGCAAATGGAGTTGGTAAGTCCAACCTTTTTGATGCTATTAGATTTCTAAGTGCATTAGCAGATTTGCCTTTGATTGAAGCTGCTTTGTCTGTTAGAGATGAAGAAGGAAAAACAGGGGACATACGGAGCCTATTTCATCGAGTAGGTAATACTTACGCTGATGAAATGTCTTTTGAAGCAGAGATGATTGTACCAGCAGAGGGAGAGGATGATTTAGGACAAAAGGCAAAAGCAAGTATTACTTTTTTACGTTACTCTATTCAGCTCGCTTATCGTGCTGATAACAGTCTTCGGTCACTGGGAGCCTTAGAAATTCTTAAAGAAGAATTAGTTCATATTAATCGCGGAGATGCAGCTAAACATTTATTGTTTCCAAACAAGTCTACTACTTGGCGAAAAACAGCAGTAATAGGAGAGCGAAGGGTACCTTACTTTATTTCCACAGAAGGTGAGGATTCTAATAAAATTATCAAGCTTCATCAGGATGGTGGCAGTAGTGGTAGACCTCTTGCCCGATCAGCAATCAACCTTCCTCGTACAGTTTTATCCGTCACTAATGCTGCTGAAAGTCCAACTGCTTTGATGGCTCGACGAGAAATGCAATCTTGGCGGTTGCTTCAATTAGAACCATCCTCTTTAAGACAACCTGATGAATTCACTGCCCCTACTAAACTGGAAACAGATGGTTCACATTTAGCTGCAACGCTCTATCACCTTGCACGACTGAAAAGAAATAAAAATAGGCAGTTGAATGATGATATAAACAACCAAGTTTATTACGAAATTGCAAACCGTTTAGCAACCTTGATTAACGATGTGGATAAAGTGTGGGTTGACCGTGATGATCGGCGTGAACTTCTCACTTTAATGGTGACAAGCCGGGACGGGACCTCCCATCCAGCTAAAGCACTTTCAGATGGAACGATGCGATTTCTAGCATTAGCAGTACTCGCGCTAGACCCAGAAGCTCAAGGTCTTCTGTGCCTTGAAGAACCAGAAAACGGGATTCATCCAGGAAGAATCCCAAAGATTCTTCAACTTCTTCAAGATATCGCAACCGACACAAATGAAGCAGTTGGGCTGGATAATCCTTTACGTCAGGTAATTATTAATACCCACTCACCAGCAGTTGTTATGCAAGTACCTGAAGATAGCCTTCTAATAGCTGAATTGAGGCAAACAATACGTTCAGGTCAACGCTTTAAACGGGTTTGTTTTGGCTACCTTCCTAATACTTGGCGACAACTCAAAGATCCAAATTCCAGTGACACAAACATCGTTTCAAAAGGCGAACTTCTTGAATATCTCAATCCGGTTCCTAATGAGGATTTGGAATTTGACAGTAATGGAGATGATACAGATTCCTCAAAAACAAAGCTGACGAAATCTAAAAAGCGTCGAGTTGTAGATAGGGAAGACCTTCAACTTCTACTGCCGGGCTTTTCTGGGGAACAGCGATGA
- a CDS encoding nucleotidyltransferase family protein yields the protein MQRDTVLSTLKQHQTELKSLGVRSLALFGSVARDEATSTSDVDILVEFEPPITFDRYMDVKLYLEDHLGSKVDLVSRKSLKPQIRTLIEQEMIHVP from the coding sequence ATGCAGCGCGATACAGTTCTCTCAACCCTTAAGCAACATCAGACTGAGTTGAAAAGTTTAGGTGTGCGATCGCTAGCATTGTTTGGTTCTGTAGCGCGAGACGAAGCAACCTCTACCAGTGACGTTGACATCTTGGTTGAGTTTGAACCCCCAATCACCTTCGACCGCTACATGGATGTCAAGCTTTATCTTGAGGATCATCTAGGCAGCAAAGTTGATTTAGTTAGTCGGAAATCACTCAAACCTCAAATCCGAACCTTGATAGAGCAAGAGATGATTCATGTCCCATGA
- a CDS encoding DUF4278 domain-containing protein, producing MQLSYRGIPYQSEAHAPQISEGEVVGKYRGLPAQIGSSDIVPNQVSTLRYRGVFYLRGR from the coding sequence ATGCAACTGTCTTACCGAGGTATCCCCTATCAATCTGAAGCTCATGCTCCACAAATTAGCGAAGGCGAAGTCGTGGGCAAATATCGTGGTTTACCTGCTCAAATTGGCTCATCAGACATCGTTCCCAATCAAGTTTCAACCCTGCGCTATCGGGGAGTCTTTTATCTCCGTGGTCGTTAG
- a CDS encoding alkaline phosphatase family protein: MSPTPRLIIIGLDCMEPSLVFDQWRNDLPNLSRLMTLGTYGKLESSIPAITVPAWSCMMSGRDPGELGIYGFRNRADRTYGKMAIADGRAVKFPRLWDILGEAGWKVAVLSVPGTSPPYAVNGSLVSCFLTPNTEAPYTHPPELAEQITAWMPDFLLDVPHFRSDEKDRILKNIYSLCDQRFTLAEKLLAQDSPDFLMLVDMGVDRIHHSFWKPMDPRHPQYEPGSPYANAIHDYYCHVDRRVGELLAQCSDETAVLVVSDHGARPLMGGICINEWLIKEGYLTLKETPSEPKSLDEIEVDWSRTKAWGAGGYYGRIFLNVKGREPQGVIPIAEYEKERSQLAEKIATIPDPNGQPLNNRVFKPQQIYQKVRGVAPDLIAYFEELAWRSVGTVGSGALHTLDNDTGPDDANHAPFGLMIFHDPKNPKNGQQLEGAQLYDILPTLLSRYEIKPPVGLRGKVLPV; the protein is encoded by the coding sequence ATGTCTCCCACTCCTCGCCTCATCATCATTGGTCTAGACTGCATGGAACCCTCCCTTGTCTTTGACCAGTGGCGCAACGATCTCCCCAACCTATCTCGCCTCATGACCCTGGGCACCTATGGCAAGCTGGAGAGCAGTATCCCAGCGATCACCGTGCCTGCCTGGAGTTGCATGATGAGTGGGCGTGACCCTGGCGAGTTGGGGATTTATGGCTTTCGTAATCGCGCCGATCGCACCTATGGCAAAATGGCGATCGCCGATGGTCGAGCGGTTAAGTTTCCACGCTTGTGGGATATTTTGGGCGAAGCGGGCTGGAAGGTCGCCGTTCTCAGCGTTCCTGGTACGTCCCCACCTTATGCAGTGAATGGTTCCCTGGTGTCCTGCTTCTTAACGCCCAACACCGAGGCTCCCTACACTCATCCACCGGAGTTAGCCGAGCAGATTACCGCCTGGATGCCCGACTTCCTGCTGGATGTGCCCCACTTCCGATCTGATGAAAAAGACCGCATCCTCAAAAATATCTACAGCCTGTGCGATCAACGCTTTACGCTAGCTGAGAAGCTACTAGCACAAGACTCACCCGACTTTTTGATGTTAGTCGATATGGGAGTCGATCGCATTCATCACTCCTTCTGGAAACCCATGGACCCGCGTCATCCACAATATGAACCGGGTTCACCTTACGCCAATGCCATCCACGACTACTACTGTCATGTCGATCGCCGGGTGGGAGAGTTACTCGCACAATGCAGTGACGAAACGGCTGTGCTAGTCGTCTCAGATCACGGCGCACGACCCTTGATGGGTGGCATTTGCATCAATGAATGGTTAATCAAGGAGGGCTACCTCACCCTTAAAGAAACTCCCAGTGAACCTAAATCGCTGGATGAGATTGAGGTCGATTGGAGCCGCACCAAAGCCTGGGGGGCAGGAGGCTATTACGGACGCATCTTCTTGAATGTGAAGGGACGAGAACCGCAGGGCGTGATCCCCATCGCGGAGTATGAGAAGGAGCGATCGCAGCTTGCAGAAAAAATTGCCACGATCCCTGATCCAAATGGGCAACCGTTAAATAATCGCGTATTTAAGCCGCAGCAGATTTACCAGAAAGTGCGGGGTGTTGCTCCAGACCTGATTGCCTATTTTGAAGAACTGGCGTGGCGATCGGTTGGCACGGTCGGTAGTGGTGCGCTGCACACATTGGATAATGACACCGGACCCGATGATGCAAACCATGCCCCTTTTGGGCTAATGATCTTCCACGATCCCAAAAATCCTAAAAACGGACAACAGCTTGAAGGAGCACAGCTCTACGACATTTTGCCCACGTTGCTTTCACGCTATGAGATCAAACCTCCGGTTGGGCTCAGAGGTAAAGTCTTACCAGTGTAG
- the lgt gene encoding prolipoprotein diacylglyceryl transferase has protein sequence MYPPVDPTIKIDLGFRTFELHWYGLLMATAVLVGSQIASSEVERRGQKSDDFWDMLIWVLIPGFIGARLYYVFIQSPRGEGGLMHYLGNPASIFKIWEGGIHIFGGFIFGAIALFLYTRIKRLPGLVFLDAIALGLPLAQAIGRWGNFINQELYGPPTTLPWGLRIDCDRRLPPYNNGCDPRLPVDPNTEVYPLDTTYFQPLFLYESLWNFIGFGLLFWISRRFKHQLKDGDLTLLYLIWYPLGRFFIEFLRTDSWFFPGTPFNVVHILSAIAILAAGVVLYIRHRDNSPRQVEE, from the coding sequence ATGTACCCCCCTGTTGATCCCACTATCAAAATTGATCTGGGCTTTAGAACTTTTGAACTGCACTGGTATGGGCTGTTGATGGCGACGGCTGTGCTTGTCGGCTCCCAAATCGCTAGCTCTGAGGTAGAACGCCGAGGACAAAAGAGTGATGACTTCTGGGATATGTTGATCTGGGTGCTGATCCCCGGTTTTATTGGGGCGCGGCTCTATTACGTCTTCATTCAGTCGCCCCGTGGAGAGGGTGGCTTAATGCATTACCTGGGGAATCCAGCGAGTATTTTCAAAATTTGGGAGGGTGGCATTCATATCTTTGGGGGATTTATCTTTGGCGCGATCGCCCTTTTCCTCTACACCCGTATCAAGCGATTGCCGGGGCTCGTGTTTCTGGATGCGATCGCTCTGGGTCTGCCGTTAGCCCAAGCCATTGGACGGTGGGGTAACTTTATTAACCAGGAGTTGTATGGACCCCCAACCACGTTACCATGGGGGCTGAGAATTGATTGCGATCGCCGCCTTCCTCCCTACAACAATGGCTGTGATCCCAGGCTTCCCGTTGATCCCAACACAGAGGTTTATCCCCTCGACACCACCTATTTTCAGCCCCTATTTCTCTATGAGTCCCTCTGGAACTTTATCGGCTTTGGGCTACTGTTCTGGATTTCCCGCCGCTTTAAGCATCAACTTAAAGATGGCGACCTCACTCTGCTGTATCTCATCTGGTATCCGCTAGGACGCTTCTTCATTGAATTTCTCCGCACTGACTCCTGGTTCTTCCCCGGAACTCCCTTCAACGTCGTTCACATCCTCAGTGCGATCGCCATCCTTGCGGCTGGGGTTGTTCTTTATATTCGTCACCGAGACAATTCGCCACGACAGGTAGAGGAGTAG
- a CDS encoding sulfatase produces MSIRRPDIVFLVLDTQRSDRLSCYGYSKPTSPNLDAFAADATLFRNAISAAQWTVPSHASMFTGLYPSAHQVLQSYSVLPAHINTLAERLSAGGYFTAGFCNNPLVGVINNGLRRGFYSFLNYSGLLTSRPNQAGISSGLLGRYRQVFKRVLAGALDKVQDSFARSELLLAFSFTPLMVPIWQTALSFKGNTAKSLDDAARLLIDRRGLESDRPIFTFINLMGTHMPYHPPRPYIERFAPHVLRDKESQHYLRRFNGDIYGWLAPLAGALDERQKATLDGMYDAEVAYQDDQIGLFLRRLQESGALDNTMIVICSDHGEHLGEKQFIGHSISLYNELVQVPLIIRDPGENLPQGSIRSDVVSTRCLFHTMLSTAGLADAIEEMSSLARLPANDLEGHVFSEAIPPQNVVNLLYKRQPELVLSHACDQPRRAIWLGSHKLIETGQSSEALARLELYDFLNDPYESMNLTDILPENVEVLQECLQLFAGQSTTVLSDERAPGFDDPEVQRRLRDLGYLED; encoded by the coding sequence ATGTCCATTCGGCGTCCAGATATTGTGTTTTTGGTGCTTGACACGCAGAGGAGCGATCGCCTCTCCTGTTACGGCTATTCCAAACCCACGTCTCCAAACCTGGATGCCTTTGCAGCAGATGCGACGTTGTTCCGCAATGCCATTTCCGCTGCCCAGTGGACGGTGCCCTCCCATGCTTCCATGTTTACCGGGCTTTATCCCTCTGCCCACCAGGTGTTGCAGTCCTACTCCGTCCTCCCTGCTCACATTAACACTTTGGCTGAACGCTTGAGTGCGGGCGGCTATTTCACCGCTGGGTTTTGCAATAACCCGTTAGTAGGTGTGATTAACAACGGCTTGCGGCGCGGCTTCTACAGTTTCCTCAACTACAGTGGCTTACTCACCTCGCGTCCTAACCAGGCAGGCATCTCGTCTGGGTTGCTGGGTCGCTATCGCCAGGTGTTTAAGCGAGTGCTGGCGGGTGCGCTAGACAAGGTGCAAGATTCCTTTGCCCGTTCAGAATTGTTGCTGGCATTCTCCTTTACACCGCTGATGGTGCCCATCTGGCAAACGGCACTCAGTTTTAAGGGCAATACCGCTAAGTCGCTAGATGACGCGGCACGGTTATTGATTGACCGACGTGGACTGGAGAGCGATCGCCCCATTTTTACCTTCATCAACTTAATGGGCACTCACATGCCCTACCATCCACCGCGTCCTTATATTGAGCGGTTTGCTCCCCATGTTCTGCGTGACAAAGAATCGCAACACTACTTGCGACGCTTTAACGGCGATATCTACGGCTGGTTAGCCCCTCTAGCAGGTGCGTTAGATGAGCGACAAAAAGCCACGTTAGACGGCATGTACGATGCAGAAGTTGCCTATCAGGATGATCAAATTGGGCTGTTTTTGCGGCGTTTGCAAGAGAGCGGTGCATTGGATAATACGATGATTGTTATTTGCTCTGACCACGGGGAGCATTTAGGTGAAAAACAGTTCATTGGTCACTCGATCTCGCTCTATAACGAGTTAGTTCAGGTTCCTCTGATCATTCGTGATCCGGGTGAAAACTTACCGCAAGGCAGCATTCGCAGCGATGTTGTGTCCACCCGTTGTCTGTTCCATACGATGTTGTCTACTGCCGGATTAGCAGATGCGATCGAGGAGATGTCTTCTCTGGCACGTCTTCCAGCCAACGATTTGGAAGGGCATGTCTTCTCAGAGGCAATTCCTCCCCAAAATGTGGTGAATTTGCTCTACAAACGGCAACCGGAATTGGTGTTGTCTCATGCCTGCGACCAACCGCGACGGGCAATTTGGTTAGGCAGTCACAAGCTAATTGAAACGGGGCAATCGTCGGAGGCGTTAGCTCGGTTAGAGCTCTACGATTTCCTCAACGATCCTTACGAGAGTATGAATTTGACTGACATTCTGCCGGAGAATGTTGAGGTCTTGCAAGAATGTTTGCAACTGTTTGCCGGACAATCGACAACAGTGCTGTCAGACGAGCGAGCACCGGGATTTGATGACCCTGAAGTGCAACGTCGCCTCAGAGACTTAGGCTATTTAGAAGATTAG
- the menD gene encoding 2-succinyl-5-enolpyruvyl-6-hydroxy-3-cyclohexene-1-carboxylic-acid synthase produces the protein MSVNFSNTNSIWASVLVETLHRLGLHTAIICPGSRSAPLAVAFAQHPQIEAIPVLDERSAAFFALGLARRTGIPTVLVCTSGTAGANFYPAVIEANESRVPLLILTADRPPELRACNSGQTIDQQKLYGTFPNWYSELSIPSLELSQLAYLRQTLIHAWGRSLHPIPGVVHLNLPFRDPLAPTPQPEAQAFADQFPAHFFDFIQPPSVQAQFNQFLPAQTRSNQFPPSPSVQTRLIALPHSLIPSLPIPPDWLHTQRGIIIAGVAQPRSPKLYCEAIAHLAKTLGFPVLAEGLSPVRNYADLNPYLISTYDLILRNEAWAKQLTPEIVIRIGEMPTSKRLREWLVATQPRQWVVDLGDRNLDPLHLQTIHLPVAIESLVAATLNPANRSNLAQAPKTASYLQAWCRAEVYVRDRIDQTLSQTEELTESKVAWLLSRCLPDETPLFISNSMPVRDVEWFWCPRSSAIQPWFNRGANGIDGTLSTALGVAHRNQSSVLLTGDLALLHDTNGFLLTKSLVGHLTILLVNNNGGGIFGMLPIAQFNPPFEEFFVTPQHINIAQLCAAYEVEYQQIKDWDQLSAYLNPLPDKGVRVLEIGTHRTKDAQWRQHFFAQFAREMPLLNSDILS, from the coding sequence ATGTCTGTAAACTTCAGCAATACCAACTCGATTTGGGCGTCCGTTCTAGTTGAAACGCTGCATCGATTGGGACTCCACACCGCTATTATTTGCCCCGGTTCTCGCTCTGCTCCGTTAGCCGTTGCCTTTGCCCAACACCCCCAGATTGAGGCAATTCCAGTGCTGGATGAACGGTCAGCCGCTTTCTTTGCATTGGGTTTAGCCCGTCGCACAGGGATTCCTACCGTTTTGGTGTGTACCTCTGGCACAGCAGGAGCCAACTTTTATCCCGCTGTGATCGAAGCCAACGAGAGCCGAGTGCCACTGCTCATCCTTACCGCCGATCGCCCCCCAGAACTGCGAGCCTGCAACTCAGGGCAGACCATCGACCAGCAAAAACTATACGGCACATTCCCCAACTGGTACAGCGAACTGTCTATCCCCTCGCTCGAACTGAGTCAACTGGCTTACCTGCGGCAAACCCTGATTCACGCCTGGGGGCGATCGCTCCATCCCATTCCCGGAGTCGTCCACCTCAACCTGCCCTTTCGTGATCCCCTTGCCCCCACCCCCCAACCCGAAGCCCAGGCATTTGCCGACCAGTTTCCTGCCCACTTCTTCGACTTCATCCAACCCCCTTCGGTGCAGGCACAATTCAATCAATTCCTACCAGCACAGACGCGATCAAATCAATTCCCACCCAGCCCTTCAGTACAGACGCGATTAATCGCTCTCCCTCATTCCCTCATTCCCTCACTCCCCATTCCCCCCGACTGGCTCCACACCCAACGGGGCATCATCATTGCCGGAGTTGCTCAACCGCGATCGCCCAAACTCTACTGCGAGGCGATCGCCCATCTCGCTAAAACCCTGGGTTTTCCTGTTCTGGCAGAGGGCTTGTCACCCGTCCGCAACTACGCCGATTTGAACCCTTACCTGATCTCGACCTATGACCTGATCCTGCGAAACGAGGCATGGGCAAAACAGCTTACCCCAGAGATTGTCATCCGGATTGGGGAAATGCCGACCAGCAAACGGTTACGCGAATGGCTGGTCGCAACCCAACCGAGACAATGGGTTGTGGATCTGGGCGACCGTAATCTAGACCCACTGCATCTGCAAACCATTCACTTACCTGTGGCGATCGAGTCACTTGTTGCGGCTACATTAAACCCCGCAAACAGGTCTAATCTGGCTCAAGCCCCAAAAACAGCCTCCTATCTACAAGCCTGGTGTCGGGCAGAGGTCTACGTTCGCGATCGCATCGACCAAACCTTGAGTCAAACCGAGGAACTGACTGAAAGCAAAGTTGCCTGGTTGCTGTCTCGGTGCTTACCCGATGAGACTCCCCTATTTATCTCAAATAGTATGCCAGTGAGAGATGTGGAGTGGTTTTGGTGTCCCCGTTCCTCTGCCATTCAACCCTGGTTTAATCGAGGAGCAAATGGCATCGATGGAACGTTATCCACCGCACTTGGTGTTGCCCATCGCAATCAGAGCAGTGTGCTGTTAACAGGAGATCTGGCATTACTACACGACACTAATGGATTTTTGTTAACGAAATCTCTAGTGGGTCATCTTACTATTTTGTTAGTGAATAACAACGGTGGTGGCATTTTTGGGATGTTACCGATCGCCCAATTTAATCCTCCTTTTGAAGAATTTTTTGTCACTCCACAACACATTAATATCGCTCAATTATGTGCAGCCTATGAAGTGGAATATCAACAAATTAAAGATTGGGATCAATTATCTGCTTATTTGAATCCACTTCCGGATAAAGGAGTTCGAGTTCTGGAAATTGGTACGCATCGAACAAAAGATGCTCAATGGCGACAGCATTTCTTTGCTCAATTTGCCAGAGAAATGCCTTTGTTAAACAGCGATATATTGAGCTAA
- a CDS encoding TerB family tellurite resistance protein, with protein MILSMEEVRAGLDGLTLVSKITGQDVDSQSPNSTVLFLAALITVLSGVVAIDRSITDDEEQHLKTLLNAFIPPGSSIHPLMQKIIEGVEEYQMYLNPQYLSALAAPLSVSERLLMLSLGYETAAADGEVDMRERLYLQAIAHRLEVPVHHIEVLEAGFVHHDPSDSEALEEVKALLNPSLFESLDIVCVNFAKSVLAVLSPE; from the coding sequence ATGATTCTATCAATGGAAGAAGTACGGGCTGGTCTTGATGGGTTGACTCTCGTATCCAAAATTACTGGGCAAGATGTTGACTCCCAAAGTCCAAATTCTACAGTCCTATTTTTGGCAGCATTGATTACAGTTTTGTCCGGGGTGGTTGCGATCGATCGATCGATTACCGATGATGAAGAACAGCATCTCAAAACCTTGTTGAATGCCTTTATTCCTCCAGGGAGTAGTATTCATCCTTTGATGCAAAAAATTATTGAAGGGGTTGAGGAGTATCAAATGTATCTCAACCCCCAGTATCTCTCTGCCTTAGCTGCCCCTCTATCTGTGTCAGAGCGGCTATTGATGCTGAGCCTGGGATATGAGACTGCTGCTGCCGATGGTGAGGTTGATATGCGGGAGCGGTTGTACTTACAGGCGATCGCCCATCGGCTTGAGGTTCCAGTTCACCACATTGAGGTGTTAGAAGCGGGTTTTGTACATCACGATCCCTCTGACTCAGAGGCGTTGGAAGAGGTCAAAGCTCTCCTCAATCCATCACTGTTTGAATCTCTGGATATTGTGTGCGTCAATTTCGCTAAGAGTGTCCTTGCCGTCTTGTCGCCCGAATAG
- the menB gene encoding 1,4-dihydroxy-2-naphthoyl-CoA synthase, whose translation MQIDWQVAKTYEDILYHKADGIAKITINRPHKRNAFRPKTIVELYDAFTNAREDTRIGVVLLTGAGPHTDGKYAFCAGGDQSVRGQAGYVDESGVPRLNVLDLQRLIRSMPKVVIALVAGYAIGGGHVLHIVCDLTIAADNAIFGQTGPKVGSFDGGFGASYLARIVGQKKAREIWYLCRQYDAQQALDMGLVNCVVPVNQLEAEGIQWASEILEKSPIAIRCLKAAFNADCDGQAGLQELAGNATLLYYMTEEGAEGKQAFLEKRKPDFRQYPWLP comes from the coding sequence ATGCAGATTGACTGGCAGGTTGCAAAAACCTACGAAGACATCCTTTACCACAAAGCTGATGGCATTGCCAAAATCACGATTAATCGTCCCCACAAGCGCAACGCCTTTCGCCCTAAAACCATTGTTGAACTCTACGACGCATTCACTAACGCCAGAGAAGACACCCGCATTGGTGTTGTATTGCTGACAGGTGCAGGCCCGCACACCGACGGCAAATATGCCTTTTGTGCCGGGGGCGATCAGAGTGTCCGGGGACAGGCAGGCTATGTGGATGAGAGCGGTGTGCCCCGACTCAATGTGCTGGATTTGCAACGGTTAATTCGCTCGATGCCTAAAGTGGTGATTGCGCTGGTGGCAGGCTATGCGATCGGGGGTGGACATGTGCTGCATATCGTCTGTGACCTGACGATCGCCGCTGATAATGCTATTTTTGGGCAGACAGGCCCCAAAGTTGGCAGTTTTGACGGTGGGTTTGGTGCCAGCTATCTCGCTCGCATCGTTGGACAAAAAAAGGCGAGAGAGATCTGGTATCTCTGCCGCCAATATGACGCCCAACAAGCGTTAGACATGGGCTTGGTGAATTGTGTCGTGCCTGTTAACCAACTTGAAGCTGAGGGCATCCAGTGGGCAAGTGAAATCCTGGAGAAAAGCCCGATCGCCATTCGTTGTCTCAAAGCGGCATTTAACGCCGATTGTGACGGTCAAGCCGGATTGCAAGAACTGGCGGGCAACGCCACGTTGCTCTATTACATGACGGAAGAAGGAGCCGAAGGCAAACAAGCCTTTTTAGAAAAGCGCAAGCCCGACTTCCGGCAATATCCCTGGCTGCCGTGA
- a CDS encoding glutathione S-transferase family protein → MPTCKSLIHIIEVIMLELYQFELSHYCEKVRFILDYKELPYRKIEVTPGIGQLDVYRMSGQRQVPVLKDGATVIADSTAIAEYLDKTYPDKPIIPSDPKLRGLTLIMEQWADESIGINARQCLLSAIGRNADLRKSVLPSNTPDFLRNLVGTDFLAGLGIGLPDPTKSAQDTMKHDLASLCFILQEQPYLVTDQPTLADFSVAAMTMYVKFPEGPYLDLPAGLKGKGTPGIADVGMFEPFFTWRDRLYADYRKASSTMPSSSTSSSGPTSINID, encoded by the coding sequence TTGCCTACTTGCAAGTCGCTGATCCACATCATTGAGGTCATCATGTTGGAGCTTTATCAGTTTGAACTGTCACACTACTGCGAAAAGGTGCGGTTCATTTTGGATTACAAAGAACTGCCCTATCGCAAGATTGAAGTCACCCCTGGCATTGGACAGTTAGATGTATATCGCATGTCAGGACAGCGGCAAGTGCCTGTGTTGAAGGATGGGGCAACGGTGATTGCTGACTCAACGGCGATCGCTGAATATCTGGACAAAACCTATCCCGACAAACCCATCATTCCGTCTGATCCCAAGCTGCGAGGGCTAACCCTGATCATGGAGCAGTGGGCGGATGAGTCAATCGGGATCAATGCTCGTCAGTGTTTGCTGAGTGCGATCGGGCGGAATGCCGATCTCCGCAAGTCAGTTTTGCCCAGCAACACCCCTGATTTCTTGCGAAATTTGGTAGGAACTGACTTTCTAGCCGGTTTAGGGATTGGGCTGCCTGATCCAACCAAATCAGCCCAAGATACGATGAAACATGACCTTGCCTCGCTGTGCTTCATCCTGCAAGAGCAACCCTATCTGGTAACAGACCAGCCCACGCTGGCAGACTTTTCAGTTGCCGCGATGACAATGTATGTCAAATTTCCTGAGGGACCCTACCTCGACCTGCCAGCAGGCTTAAAAGGCAAAGGCACTCCCGGTATCGCGGATGTAGGGATGTTTGAGCCATTCTTCACCTGGCGCGATCGCCTCTATGCTGATTACCGCAAAGCCTCATCCACCATGCCATCGTCGAGCACATCCAGTTCTGGGCCCACCTCGATCAACATCGACTGA